Proteins from a single region of Funiculus sociatus GB2-C1:
- a CDS encoding saccharopine dehydrogenase family protein produces the protein MSSNFLLYGANGYTGTLIAKLAVQQGLRPILAGRNTDKLEPLATSLGLEHRAFSLDNSVALDAALGDVAAVLHCAGPFSKTSQPMVEGCLRTKTHYLDITGEVAVFEAAAAKDAEAKAAGVMLLPGVGFDVVPSDCLASYLKAQMPSATHLALGFTAGNMSRGTATTMVEAQDKGGLVRRGGVLTPVPAAWKTRMIDFGQGAVLTTTIPWGDVSTAFYSTGIPNIEVYTAVSESAYRAMVASRYLGWLLGLPIVQNFQKRLIQSQAPGPTDAQRKEGVTRLWGEVSDSGSSKRSRLQCPEGYTLTSMTALAIVTKVLAGQVSVGFQTPSKVYGADLILEIEGVVREDIN, from the coding sequence ATGTCATCAAACTTTTTGTTATACGGTGCTAACGGCTATACCGGAACCCTCATCGCCAAATTAGCGGTGCAGCAAGGGTTACGCCCTATCCTAGCTGGACGCAATACCGATAAATTGGAGCCGCTAGCGACATCGCTTGGTTTAGAACACCGCGCCTTTAGTTTAGACAATTCGGTTGCCCTGGATGCGGCTTTAGGGGATGTAGCAGCCGTACTGCACTGTGCTGGCCCCTTCTCCAAAACCTCACAGCCAATGGTTGAAGGGTGCTTGCGGACAAAAACTCACTACTTGGATATTACCGGGGAAGTCGCAGTCTTTGAGGCAGCGGCTGCCAAAGATGCTGAAGCCAAGGCCGCCGGAGTGATGCTGCTTCCTGGCGTAGGCTTTGATGTCGTCCCCTCTGATTGTCTAGCATCTTACCTCAAAGCACAGATGCCCTCAGCAACACATCTCGCCCTTGGTTTCACGGCAGGTAATATGTCGAGAGGAACTGCAACGACGATGGTGGAGGCGCAGGATAAAGGCGGTTTGGTGCGGCGTGGTGGGGTTCTTACTCCGGTTCCTGCTGCCTGGAAAACTCGGATGATTGATTTTGGACAAGGTGCAGTCTTAACTACGACAATTCCTTGGGGAGACGTATCTACAGCCTTTTACAGCACAGGGATTCCCAACATTGAGGTTTATACCGCTGTCTCCGAATCCGCTTATCGGGCTATGGTGGCAAGTCGATATCTCGGCTGGTTGCTGGGGTTGCCTATAGTACAGAATTTTCAGAAACGTCTAATTCAATCTCAAGCGCCAGGGCCAACAGATGCACAGAGAAAGGAAGGTGTAACTAGGCTGTGGGGAGAGGTGTCAGATTCTGGCTCAAGCAAGCGATCGCGGCTACAATGCCCGGAAGGTTATACTCTCACTTCAATGACGGCTTTGGCAATTGTAACCAAGGTGCTTGCCGGACAGGTGAGTGTAGGTTTTCAAACACCCTCTAAAGTTTATGGTGCCGATTTGATTCTAGAAATTGAGGGAGTGGTGAGAGAAGATATCAACTAG
- a CDS encoding HAD-IA family hydrolase, translating into MLEAILFDLDGTLVNTDPIHYKAWQEILRNYGLEIDETFYKTRISGRLNPVIIQDILPQLSIAEGEQLAKDKEAYFRELAPELKPLDGLLDMLAWTEELKLQRAIVTNAPRKNAEFMLKVLGLTDAFAKVVLAEEATAGKPDPAPYQLALNHFGMSAEQAIAFEDSPSGIRSSVGAGITTIGIASTHDPKILDASGALFTVADFTSSQLWTWLVSPS; encoded by the coding sequence ATGCTTGAAGCAATTTTATTTGACTTGGACGGGACTCTCGTAAACACTGACCCAATCCATTACAAGGCTTGGCAGGAAATATTGAGAAACTACGGTTTAGAAATTGACGAAACTTTCTACAAAACCCGGATTAGCGGACGACTTAACCCAGTTATTATTCAAGATATCTTGCCGCAGCTGTCGATAGCAGAAGGCGAACAATTAGCAAAAGATAAAGAAGCTTATTTCCGGGAATTGGCACCAGAACTAAAGCCGCTGGATGGACTTTTGGATATGCTGGCATGGACGGAGGAATTGAAGTTGCAACGAGCTATTGTTACAAATGCTCCGCGTAAGAATGCCGAATTCATGCTCAAAGTTTTGGGCTTGACAGATGCTTTCGCTAAAGTTGTTTTAGCTGAAGAAGCAACAGCGGGCAAGCCTGACCCTGCTCCTTATCAACTGGCTCTGAATCATTTTGGCATGAGTGCCGAACAAGCGATCGCATTTGAAGACTCTCCCTCTGGCATTCGTTCATCTGTAGGCGCAGGAATTACTACAATTGGCATTGCCTCCACCCACGACCCCAAGATTCTCGACGCATCTGGGGCATTATTCACTGTTGCTGATTTCACATCTTCCCAGTTGTGGACGTGGCTGGTTTCTCCCTCTTGA
- a CDS encoding YdcF family protein, translating into MFLFLSKLLPLFFYPLGFACVLMVVALVLWWKRSRWTPIPISLALIALLVGSNGWVSNALMRSLEWQNLPAAELPSAEAIVILGGATKPASPPRSGVDLSEEGDRVLYGAELYRKGKAPLVIASGGRIDWRRSGASESGDMAVILETLGVPKDAILQDPTSLNTYENAVNVRQILRSRGIGRVLLVTSAFHMPRSLLIFKRQGIEAIAAPTDFLVTQAELREPNSSIQSTVLNVLPDAERLQRSTRALKEYIGIVIYRLRGWL; encoded by the coding sequence ATGTTTTTATTTCTCTCGAAACTGCTACCGCTATTTTTCTACCCTTTGGGATTTGCCTGCGTGCTGATGGTTGTGGCACTTGTATTGTGGTGGAAGCGATCGCGCTGGACTCCTATACCGATTTCTTTGGCTCTGATTGCTCTACTGGTGGGGAGTAATGGCTGGGTGAGTAACGCTTTGATGCGAAGCCTGGAATGGCAAAATCTCCCAGCCGCAGAACTCCCATCGGCAGAAGCCATCGTCATCTTGGGAGGCGCTACTAAGCCAGCTTCGCCACCCCGTTCCGGTGTCGATTTGAGCGAAGAAGGCGATCGCGTCCTGTATGGTGCCGAGTTATATCGCAAGGGCAAAGCGCCTCTGGTAATTGCCAGTGGGGGACGTATTGACTGGCGACGATCTGGAGCGTCGGAGTCAGGGGATATGGCGGTAATATTGGAAACATTGGGTGTCCCAAAAGATGCTATTCTCCAAGATCCCACTTCGCTCAACACCTACGAAAATGCAGTGAATGTGCGGCAAATCCTGCGATCGCGAGGGATTGGTCGGGTATTATTAGTTACTTCAGCATTTCATATGCCGCGATCGCTGCTGATTTTCAAGCGTCAGGGAATAGAAGCGATCGCAGCACCTACCGACTTTCTGGTAACACAAGCCGAATTACGCGAACCCAACAGCAGCATCCAATCTACAGTGCTGAATGTTCTACCAGACGCGGAAAGGTTACAGCGGTCAACCAGAGCTTTAAAAGAATACATTGGAATAGTAATCTATCGCCTAAGAGGCTGGCTTTAA
- a CDS encoding ferredoxin-thioredoxin reductase variable chain, with amino-acid sequence MKVGDRVRVIKSVIVYHHPENRGKPFDVKDREGEVIGFANELHGKPISANLPVVIQFEKKFRGHFREDEIEIIE; translated from the coding sequence ATGAAAGTTGGCGATCGCGTTCGCGTCATCAAATCTGTAATTGTTTATCACCATCCTGAAAACAGGGGTAAACCTTTTGATGTCAAGGATCGGGAAGGTGAAGTTATCGGGTTTGCAAATGAATTACACGGCAAACCCATAAGCGCTAACCTTCCCGTTGTAATCCAGTTTGAGAAAAAATTTAGAGGTCATTTCCGCGAAGATGAAATAGAAATCATCGAGTAG